The window ACAGAGACAAAGGAGGAATTAACAGCATATCAAAAGGCGGTGGAGCGTGACCCGGATAATGCCCTGGGCTGGAATCGGCTGGGTGCTCTGTTGCTTCAGACTGGGGAGCTTGCCCAGGCTGAAGAGGCATTTCGCAAGGTGCTGGCCTTGAGTGAGGCGCATCAGGATAAGAAGGAGCAAGCATGGGCATACAGCAATTTGGGTGATGTGTATGACAGACGTGGGGAGTCGGACAAAGCCGAGGAGATGTACCGGAAAGCTCTGGAGATTGATAAAGCCTTGGACAGCAAGCAAGGCATGGCAAGAACCTACACTAATCTGGGCAATATATATGGTAGACGCGGGGAACTGGACCGGGCTGAAGACATGCACCGGAAAGCCCTGGAGATTGACCAGGCCTTGAGTATCAAGGAAAATGTGGCAGATGATTACGCCAATATTGGCCTTGTGTATGATACACGTGGGGAGCTGGACAAGGCAGAAGAGATGTACGGGAAAGCTCTGGAGATCAATGAAGCCTTGGGCAACAAGGAAGATCTGACGGACGATTACAGCACTCTTGGTAATCTGTATGGTAGACGTGGGGAGAGGGGCAAAGCCGAAGAGATGTACCGGAAAGCTCTGGAGATTGATCAGGCCTTGGGCATCAAGGAAAATGTGGCGGATGATTACACCAGTCTGGGCAATGTGTATACGGACCCGGATAAAGCAGAGGAAATGTTCCAGAAAGCTCTGGAGATTCACCAGACTTTGGACAGCAAGCAAGGCATGGCGGAAGATTACACCAATCTGGGCAGTCTGTATTATAAACTCGGTGATCTGGACAGGGCCGAGGATATGCACTTGAAAGCTTTGGACTTTGATAAAGCCCTGGGCAACAAGGAAAATATGGCACAGGATTACGGAACGCTAGGCCTTGTGTACTATGCAGGCGAAGACCTAGACAAGGCCGAAGAGGTGTGGAAGAAGAGTTTGAGCCTGTACGAGGAGATAGGGGCAATGCAGGGCAACGATGCCAGGAAAGTGCAGCAAGCACTGAATAACCTGGCCGTACTGCGTAGCGTCTTTAACAAGTAACCCCACAGGCTATCAAGCAAGTGCCCTTGCTTACCATTGGAATCAGCTTTCTCGTTATTGCCGGTTCTGCGTTGC is drawn from Candidatus Electrothrix aestuarii and contains these coding sequences:
- a CDS encoding tetratricopeptide repeat protein; translation: MNTKKLITYLSIPMVLIGIGLIVWNSSTEKAKVESVDTNDTTEDAGESATVEIPTETKEELTAYQKAVERDPDNALGWNRLGALLLQTGELAQAEEAFRKVLALSEAHQDKKEQAWAYSNLGDVYDRRGESDKAEEMYRKALEIDKALDSKQGMARTYTNLGNIYGRRGELDRAEDMHRKALEIDQALSIKENVADDYANIGLVYDTRGELDKAEEMYGKALEINEALGNKEDLTDDYSTLGNLYGRRGERGKAEEMYRKALEIDQALGIKENVADDYTSLGNVYTDPDKAEEMFQKALEIHQTLDSKQGMAEDYTNLGSLYYKLGDLDRAEDMHLKALDFDKALGNKENMAQDYGTLGLVYYAGEDLDKAEEVWKKSLSLYEEIGAMQGNDARKVQQALNNLAVLRSVFNK